A genomic segment from Lignipirellula cremea encodes:
- a CDS encoding SDR family oxidoreductase — protein MIDLSGKVALVSGSSRGLGRACAIRLAEAGADVIVNYVTSRTAALETAQAILNLGRQAWVIKADVSQEDDVQSMFEYITQTIGRLDIVVSNAATGGFRPLLASNVRHFDNTFQTNVLALLYLVQSAMPLLEKSQGRGKVVALSSHGSDMALPWYGLIGSSKAAVESLARHLTLEVGDRGVNVNIVKSGLVETDSTKRLPNAGDMFSHRKDKTMTGERMLTIDDVANSVLFLSSPLSDMIQGETLTIDGGAAIHI, from the coding sequence ATGATTGATCTTTCGGGAAAAGTCGCCCTGGTTTCCGGCAGCTCACGCGGCCTGGGCCGGGCCTGCGCCATCCGCCTGGCGGAAGCGGGAGCCGACGTGATTGTGAACTATGTGACCTCGCGGACGGCCGCCCTGGAAACGGCGCAAGCGATCCTGAACCTGGGCCGCCAGGCCTGGGTGATCAAGGCCGACGTCAGCCAGGAAGACGACGTGCAGTCGATGTTCGAGTACATCACGCAGACGATCGGGCGACTGGATATCGTCGTCAGCAACGCGGCGACCGGCGGCTTCCGTCCGCTGCTGGCCTCTAACGTGCGCCACTTCGACAACACCTTCCAGACCAACGTGCTGGCGCTTCTGTACCTGGTGCAGTCGGCGATGCCGCTGCTGGAAAAAAGCCAGGGCCGCGGCAAGGTCGTCGCCCTCAGCAGCCACGGCTCGGATATGGCGTTGCCCTGGTACGGCCTGATCGGCAGCTCCAAAGCGGCGGTGGAAAGCCTGGCCCGGCACTTGACGCTGGAAGTGGGCGACCGCGGCGTGAACGTGAACATTGTGAAGTCCGGCCTGGTGGAAACCGACTCGACCAAACGCCTGCCCAACGCGGGCGATATGTTCTCGCACCGGAAGGATAAAACGATGACGGGCGAGCGGATGCTGACCATCGACGACGTCGCCAACTCGGTGCTGTTCCTGTCGAGTCCGCTGTCCGACATGATTCAAGGCGAAACGCTCACCATCGACGGCGGAGCTGCGATCCACATTTAA
- a CDS encoding 4'-phosphopantetheinyl transferase family protein — translation MTAPLRVVRYCASRRWTAGSLKPSAAWLAPGELRELELFRDPQRRQQWLQGRRLAKETLAALAGATSLAQIEILTRDAQGRGLAPQVQVQGRPSRWRLTLSHSTRGVLAAVVDRDRWQVGADLTDAADRSEHFRQLWFTPAEQAWLNAAPTVRTAQLWSLKEAIYKACNQGEPWTPRAIELQFNPATSPQCHYHGRPLLGLQGSVQTIDGQTAAVVYLPGPGDRSPAGQSVAAELCL, via the coding sequence ATGACCGCACCGCTGCGAGTTGTCCGCTACTGCGCCAGTCGCCGCTGGACGGCAGGCTCCCTGAAGCCGAGCGCCGCCTGGTTAGCGCCGGGCGAGTTGCGTGAACTGGAGTTGTTCCGCGATCCCCAGCGCCGGCAACAATGGCTGCAGGGACGTCGTCTGGCGAAAGAAACGCTGGCCGCTCTGGCGGGCGCCACGTCGCTGGCGCAGATCGAAATCCTCACGCGTGATGCGCAGGGACGCGGGCTGGCTCCGCAGGTCCAGGTGCAAGGCCGGCCGTCCCGCTGGCGGTTGACCCTGTCCCATAGCACCCGCGGCGTGCTGGCGGCGGTCGTTGATCGGGACCGCTGGCAAGTCGGCGCCGACCTGACCGACGCGGCCGATCGTTCTGAGCATTTTCGCCAGCTCTGGTTCACCCCTGCAGAACAGGCCTGGTTGAACGCAGCTCCGACAGTGCGTACGGCCCAGCTATGGTCGCTGAAAGAAGCCATTTACAAAGCCTGCAACCAGGGCGAGCCCTGGACGCCGCGGGCGATTGAGTTGCAGTTTAACCCCGCCACAAGTCCCCAATGCCATTACCACGGCCGGCCGTTGCTGGGCCTGCAGGGATCCGTGCAAACGATCGACGGCCAGACCGCCGCGGTCGTGTACCTGCCGGGTCCTGGCGACCGTTCGCCCGCCGGCCAGTCCGTCGCGGCGGAACTTTGCCTGTAG